The stretch of DNA TGCCGCTTCCCCCCGGGGGATCGCTCGGGCATCGCTCCTCGATCGTCTGGACCGAGCGGCAGGCGGACGTGGCCGCTCTCCTCGGCGGCGGGCCCGAGGAGGCCCTGCTGGAGGTCGAGCGGCGCTTCGGCCTGGGCCTCGGCCGCCTCGCCCTCGAATCGCCGCTCCGGGCCTATCCGCTCTCCTTCGGCATCGCCCGGCGCTTCGGTGCCCGGCGCCTGCTGCTGCTGGGCGACGCCGCCCACGTCATCCACCCTATCGCCGGCCAGGGCCTGAATCTGGGCCTGCGCAGCGCCGCCGCCCTGGCGGAGGCGCTCGCCGATACGATGCGCCTCGGCCTCGATCCGGGCGGGCCGGAGGCGCTGGAGACCTACGAGCGCGGCCGGCGCTTCGACACGCTGGCGATGGGGGCTGCCACCGATGGCCTCAACCGCCTGTTCTCCAACGATGCCCTGCCGGTCCGCCTCGCCCGCGACCTCGGCCTCGGCCTGGTCGACCGCCTTCCGGGCTTGAAGCGGCTGTTCATCCGCGAGGCCGCGGGCTTGCGGGGCCGGCAGCCGCGGCTGATGCGGGGCGAGGCGCTGTAGGGCCGTCATACGACGTCCGGAAGGACTCCCACCGGACTTCGTATCGGCCGGCTGTCACTTCGCGAGAGGCAGGCTGAGCTTGTTCCACTCTTCCATGCCGAGGGCGTAGTAGTAGACCTGGCTGTAGCCGAGGCCGATCGCGGTCTCGGTCGCCTTCGCGGCCCGGCCACATTTCGTGCCGTTGCAGTAGAACAGGACCGGCGCGGCCTTCGTCTTGACGATTCCGCCGAGGGCGTCCGCGGTCACGTCGGTGTCGAGCAGGCGGACGGCGCCGTCGAGATGGCCTGCATTGAAGTCCTCGGCGCGACGGGTGTCGATGATCGCGAGATCCGGCTTGGCCTCGACGAGCGCCAGGATCTTCTGGGCGTCGACGGTGGTGGCGCCCGATACCTGCAAGGGGGCGTCGGCATAGGCCGGCAGGGCGGCGCAGAGGAGCAGGCCGAGAAAGGCGAGGCGGCGGGTCGTCATCGGAAACTCCATGGGCGGCGTGGCAGAGGGGGGATGGGCCGAGCGGGGATCGCGGTGCAGGGGAAGCGTCACGCCGACTTGAGGCGCAGGACGAGGTCGCCGACCTCGCGGTCGAGGGTCGTCATCGCGCCCGTGAGATCGTGCATCGAGGCCAGGGAGGTGCGGGAGCCGTGATCGAAGGCCTCGATCGTCCGGCCGAGGCCCGCGATGTTGCCGGACAGGCCGCGGCTCGCCGCCAGCGCGTCCTCGGCGCTGCGGGTGATCTGGGCGATCACCTCGCCCTGCTCGTCGAACGCGGCCGCGATGCTGCGGAAGGTGCCGTCGACCTCGCCGATCGCGGCCGCGACCTCGCCGATCGCGGTCACCGCGGCCCCGGTCCCCTCCTGGATCGCACCGATGCGCCCGACGATGTCCTCGGCGGCGCGACCGGTCTGGCTCGCCAGTGCCTTCACCTCGGCGGCCACCACCGCGAAGCCGCGGCCGGCCTCCCCGGCCCGGGCCGCCTCGATCGTGGCGTTGAGCGCCAGCAGGTTGGTCTGCTGCGAGATCGCCCCGATCAGGCGAACGACCTGACCGATCTCCCCGCTCGCCCGCTCCAGCTGCCCGATCCGGTCACGGGCCTGCTCCGTCAGCGCGACCACGTCGCCGGTACGGTCGGCCGCCGCGGCGGACTTGTCGGCGATCAGGCCGATCGAAGTGCGGAATTGCTCGCCGGCTGCCGCGACCGCCCGCGCCGTGGCCAGGGACGAGGCGCACAGGTTTTCCGCGTCGCCGGCCTCGGCCCGGGCCCGGTCCGATTGCTCCGCCAGCCGGGCGCATTCCGCTGCGACCGCCTCCGCGCTGCGGGCGCATTCCCCCGTGGCTCGGCGCACGCTGGTTTCGATCGTGCCGGCCAGGGACTGCATCTCGGCCTCGCGCTCCTGGGCGCGGAGGATCTCCGCCTTCCGCTCCCGCTCGATCCGCGCCGACGCATCCCGGTCGCGCTCCTGCTGGGTGGCCTGCTGGGCCTCCGTCGCACCCTCGCGGGCCGCGACCCGGACCAGCATCAGGATCGCCGCTCCGGTGAGCAGGGCGACGAGGCCGCATACGCCGCCGAAGATCGCGAAGGTGCGGGTCGCGATGGCATCCAGTTGCCCCTGGAGGCCGCTGGTATCCGCGCGAGCCCGGATGGTGGCGACCACGGCGCCGTCCGGCCCCTTGGCAACGAGGTCGTGGATCGTCTGGCCCGGTGCGCTCGCGGCCCCACCGCTTGCCGAAAGGAGCGTCTCACCCGACAGGCTGGTGACGTCGAGGGCCATGCCGACTGCCGTCTCGAGGCCCGCAAAGGCCGGCATCGGGTCGGTGTGCAGCATCGCGTAGCCAGCGAGCCGCAGGCCGCCGATCGGCACCGACACCGTCAGGCGCGGGCGCCCGTCGTCGAGCCAGACCGTTCGCAGAACCTGGAAGCGGTCGCGCCCCTCGCGTTTCGCCACGGCTTCGGCGAGGCTGGCGGGCACCGCAGAAGGCCGCTCCGCCCAGCGCTCGGCGATCCTGGCGCCTTTTGCGTCGACCAGGGTCAGCCCGAGCAGGACGACCTTGCCGCTCGACACCGCGCCGCGCGACCATTCGGCGGCCAGACGATCGGGCGTCCCCGCCTTTTCGGCGACGATCGCGCGCGCAGTCTCGCCCTGGGCGATCTCGCGGGCGGTATCGGTCACCGCGGCGCCGTAGCCGTCCCAGACGTCGCTGCGGATCTGGGCGTCGAGGATCGACTGGCTTTGGTGCCGGTGGAACGAGAAGAACTCCGCCTCGTAGAGCCGCGACATCCGGCTCCCGGTCACCGCCGCCGTCACCAGGATGACGAGGTTCGCGGCAACGCTCGCAGCTGCGATCTTGCTGATCAGTTTCAAAGCCGCCTGCCGGAAGGGAACAATCTGCACGGCGGTCGTTAAACGAAATGTCTAACTATTCGTGAAAATCGCTGACGGTCGGATGAGGCCTGCGGGGTACCATCCGTCAAGCAGGTCACGGTGGTCCGACGTCCGACGGCTCTGCCGACGGTCGTGCCCCGGCGATCGGACGAATGGGCGGCTGCCATGGACGGGTGCGCGCTATCGACGCGAACTCGTCTTGCCGTCGCCCGGGCGTGAGCCGCCGCGACCGAACTGCCCCGAACCCGAAGCCTCACCGCAGGTCGGTCACGTGCCGCACCGCAAAATGCGTCAGCTCGGTCAGCGTCGCCACGCCGAGGCGCTGGCGCAGGGCCGCGCAGGAATTGGTCACGGTCTTGTAGCTGACCGACAGATCCTCGGCGATCGCCGCGTAGCCCCGTCCCTCCGCCAGCAGGGCCAGGATACGGCGCTCGCGGGCGGTGAGCGTACCCAGCAGGGAGCGGCGCGGATCGGCCTGGAGCAGGGCGACCTCGGTGGCGAGCCGTCCGTCGAGATAGGGCCGCCCGATCCGGACCTGCTCGTAGGCCCGCACCAGGTCGCCGGCCGGCGCGTCCTTGAGCACGTAGCCGATGGCGCCTGCGGCGAGCGCGCGGGCGACGATCGCCGGGTCGGCATGCATGCTGAACACCAGCACGCGGGTGGCCGGCACCCGCTTGCGCACCCGGCCGACCAGCGCGAGGCCGGCGAGTTCCCGGCCCGGGAACGTCAGGTCGATCACCGCCACCCCGGGCCGGTGGCGCAGGATCGCGCGGTAGCCGCGGGGCAGGCAGGCGGCCCCCCATACCTCGGCGCCCGCATCCTCGAGCAGGCGCCGGGCACCCTGGAGCACGATCGGGTGATCGTCGACGATGACGACGCGGGTCACGCGGCCTCCTCCTCGGGCGTTCCGGCCGGGAGCACGATCCGCAGGGAGGTGCCGGGCTCGCGCGGCACCAGCGCGAGGCGGCCGCCCAACGCCTCGACCCGCTCGCGCATCCCGGCAAGCCCGCGTCCCTCGCCCTCGCCGTCTCGCTCGGCCTGATCCGCCGCCACGCCGCTCCCGTCGTCGTCGACGGCAAGGCGCAGGCTGCCCTCCCGCCCGGCGACCGCCACCGTCACCCGCGACGCCCCGGCATGGCGCAGCGCGTTGGTCAGCCCCTCCTGCACGCAGCGATACACGGTCAGGTCGACGAGGTCGCCGTAGCCGGACTCGAGGTGCTCGAAGCGGCCCTCGATCGCGACCTCGGGATGGTGCCGCGCCGTCTCGCGCACCAGGAGCTCGAGGCAGCGGGCGAGCGGCACCTGGCCGAGGCCGGCCGGGCGCAGGCGGTTGAGGAGCGCCCGGTTGATGGTCTGGACCCGCGTGACGATCGCCGCGATGTCGTCGGTGCGCTGGGTCAGGCGGCTGCGGGCCGGCTCGTCGAGGGTTGCGGCGATGCGGGCGATCGAGGAGGAATTGGCCTCCATGGCGAACAGGCACGGGCCGAACTCGTCGTGGAGTTCGAGCGCGGTGCGCCGGCGCTCGTCCTCCTCGGCGGTCATGACGCGGCGATGGAGCCGGAGGTTGGCCGCCCGCGCCGCGCCGAGCACTCCGGCGAGGCGGTTGAACCTCGTCGCGATCACCGCGAGCTCGCGGGTGTCGGGCCGGTCGACCCGGGCGTCGTAATCCTGCTGCTCCAGCCGGGTCAG from Methylobacterium aquaticum encodes:
- a CDS encoding ATP-binding protein, whose translation is MRARLMVVVVLINLVAAAISGAVIIHKARTATEVETAASLAVVEPLVAETLQALQDAPLPGLFRTLSYRFQGLRHVRVTLLDAASQPVAAGPRREGTRRAPHWFAALIAPPAQTHEVPLVLRGARIGTALVTAEPSDEIDEVWGYALALGLTGLALSLAMLAILHVAFGRILSPLAQLAAGLTRLEQQDYDARVDRPDTRELAVIATRFNRLAGVLGAARAANLRLHRRVMTAEEDERRRTALELHDEFGPCLFAMEANSSSIARIAATLDEPARSRLTQRTDDIAAIVTRVQTINRALLNRLRPAGLGQVPLARCLELLVRETARHHPEVAIEGRFEHLESGYGDLVDLTVYRCVQEGLTNALRHAGASRVTVAVAGREGSLRLAVDDDGSGVAADQAERDGEGEGRGLAGMRERVEALGGRLALVPREPGTSLRIVLPAGTPEEEAA
- a CDS encoding rhodanese-like domain-containing protein, yielding MTTRRLAFLGLLLCAALPAYADAPLQVSGATTVDAQKILALVEAKPDLAIIDTRRAEDFNAGHLDGAVRLLDTDVTADALGGIVKTKAAPVLFYCNGTKCGRAAKATETAIGLGYSQVYYYALGMEEWNKLSLPLAK
- a CDS encoding methyl-accepting chemotaxis protein, with the translated sequence MKLISKIAAASVAANLVILVTAAVTGSRMSRLYEAEFFSFHRHQSQSILDAQIRSDVWDGYGAAVTDTAREIAQGETARAIVAEKAGTPDRLAAEWSRGAVSSGKVVLLGLTLVDAKGARIAERWAERPSAVPASLAEAVAKREGRDRFQVLRTVWLDDGRPRLTVSVPIGGLRLAGYAMLHTDPMPAFAGLETAVGMALDVTSLSGETLLSASGGAASAPGQTIHDLVAKGPDGAVVATIRARADTSGLQGQLDAIATRTFAIFGGVCGLVALLTGAAILMLVRVAAREGATEAQQATQQERDRDASARIERERKAEILRAQEREAEMQSLAGTIETSVRRATGECARSAEAVAAECARLAEQSDRARAEAGDAENLCASSLATARAVAAAGEQFRTSIGLIADKSAAAADRTGDVVALTEQARDRIGQLERASGEIGQVVRLIGAISQQTNLLALNATIEAARAGEAGRGFAVVAAEVKALASQTGRAAEDIVGRIGAIQEGTGAAVTAIGEVAAAIGEVDGTFRSIAAAFDEQGEVIAQITRSAEDALAASRGLSGNIAGLGRTIEAFDHGSRTSLASMHDLTGAMTTLDREVGDLVLRLKSA
- a CDS encoding response regulator produces the protein MTRVVIVDDHPIVLQGARRLLEDAGAEVWGAACLPRGYRAILRHRPGVAVIDLTFPGRELAGLALVGRVRKRVPATRVLVFSMHADPAIVARALAAGAIGYVLKDAPAGDLVRAYEQVRIGRPYLDGRLATEVALLQADPRRSLLGTLTARERRILALLAEGRGYAAIAEDLSVSYKTVTNSCAALRQRLGVATLTELTHFAVRHVTDLR